GAGGATGAACAGGGTCGCGGCGAGGATGTAGGCCAGATTGATGATCGCTTCGCGCATCGGCTACTTCCGTTTGAACATCCTCAGCATGCGGTGGGTGACGAGAAACCCGCCGACCACATTGATCATGGCAAAGACCACCGCGGCGGTGCCCAGCACCGCGGTCAGGGTGGTGTGCTGCGAGCCGGCCGAGAGGATCGCGCCGATGATGGTGATCCCGGAGATCGCGTTCGATCCCGACATGAGCGGCGTGTGCAACGTCGGCGGGACCTTGCTGATCACCTCGAAACCGAGGAAGTTGGCCAGCACCAGAATGGTCAATGCGATGACAAAGATTTCCATGGCGATTCTCAAGCGCGCGCGGCGAGCGCATCCTTCACACGCGCATGCACGATGGCGCCGTTTTCGATGACCAGCGTCTCGTGGATGATCTCATCCTCGTGATTGATGACCAGTTCGCCCTTCTTGAGCAGAAGCGCCAGCAGATTGGTCACGTTACGGGCATACAACTGGCTGGCGTGATACGGCACC
This bacterium DNA region includes the following protein-coding sequences:
- a CDS encoding NAD(P) transhydrogenase subunit alpha, which translates into the protein MEIFVIALTILVLANFLGFEVISKVPPTLHTPLMSGSNAISGITIIGAILSAGSQHTTLTAVLGTAAVVFAMINVVGGFLVTHRMLRMFKRK